A window of the Bacteroides thetaiotaomicron VPI-5482 genome harbors these coding sequences:
- a CDS encoding patatin-like phospholipase family protein, with amino-acid sequence MKKQIFSTLVFAMCLILPFSVYSQEQRKKVGVVLSGGGAKGVAHIKALKVIEEAGIPIDYIVGTSMGSIVGGLYAIGYTPEQLDSMVRKQDWTFLLSDRIKRSAMSLTERERSAKYIVSLPFTKNPKAAMSGGIIKGQNLANLFSDLTVGYHDSINFNKLPIPFACVSANVVNGDQIVFHDGVLSTAMRASMAIPGVFTPVRKDSMVLVDGGIVNNYPADVAKAMGADIIIGVDVQNALKSADKLNSAPDILGQIVDLTCQTNHEKNVELTDTYIKVNVDGFSSASFTPAAIDSLMRRGEEAARAQWNSLIALKKEIGIPDNYVPKQHGPYSSLSNSRTVYVTDISFSGVEADDKKWLMKKCNLKENSNITTQQIEQAVYQLRGSHSYSSASYTLTDTPEGYHLNFLLEEKYEKRINLGIRFDSEEIASLLINATADLKTHIPSRLSLTGRLGKRYAARIDYTLEPMQQRNFNFSYMFQYNDINIYDEGERAYNTTYKYHLAEFGFSDVWYKNLRFGLGLRFEYYKYKDFLFKKPELTGLDVESEHFLSYFAQVHYSTFDKGYFPSKGTEFKAAYSLYTDNMAQYNDHAPFSALSGSWSSVIPVTRRFSIIPSIYGRVLIGKDIAYPLQNAIGGEVYGLYIPQQLPFAGVTNMELMDNSIMIASVKLRQRMGSIHYLTLTGNYGLTDSHFFEILKGKQLFGISAGYGMDSMFGPLEITFGYSNQTDKGSCYVNLGYYF; translated from the coding sequence ATGAAAAAACAAATCTTTTCAACATTAGTTTTTGCAATGTGCCTGATATTACCTTTTTCTGTTTATTCACAGGAACAACGGAAGAAGGTCGGCGTTGTCCTCAGTGGCGGCGGTGCCAAAGGAGTGGCACATATCAAAGCATTGAAAGTCATCGAGGAAGCAGGCATTCCGATCGATTATATAGTAGGCACCAGTATGGGATCTATAGTCGGTGGACTTTACGCCATCGGTTATACTCCGGAACAACTGGACAGTATGGTACGCAAACAGGACTGGACTTTCCTTTTGAGCGATCGTATCAAACGCAGTGCCATGTCGCTCACCGAACGCGAACGCTCTGCAAAATACATTGTTTCGCTTCCTTTCACAAAGAACCCGAAAGCTGCCATGTCCGGAGGAATTATCAAAGGACAGAATCTTGCCAATCTGTTCTCTGATCTGACAGTGGGCTACCATGACTCGATCAATTTTAATAAGTTACCGATCCCCTTCGCCTGTGTATCGGCCAATGTAGTCAATGGGGACCAGATCGTATTCCATGATGGCGTACTCTCTACTGCCATGCGTGCCAGTATGGCTATCCCCGGTGTATTCACACCGGTACGCAAAGACAGTATGGTATTGGTAGACGGTGGAATTGTCAATAATTATCCGGCAGATGTGGCCAAAGCAATGGGGGCCGATATTATTATCGGAGTCGATGTTCAGAATGCGCTGAAAAGTGCCGACAAGCTCAACAGCGCTCCGGACATATTGGGGCAGATTGTTGATCTCACTTGCCAGACCAATCATGAAAAGAATGTAGAACTCACTGATACCTATATCAAGGTAAATGTAGACGGATTTTCTTCCGCCAGCTTCACTCCGGCAGCCATCGATTCCCTGATGCGTCGGGGCGAAGAAGCCGCACGTGCACAGTGGAATTCCCTGATTGCCTTAAAAAAAGAAATCGGTATACCGGACAATTATGTCCCCAAACAACATGGACCGTACTCTTCTCTTTCCAATTCACGGACAGTATACGTCACAGATATATCCTTCTCCGGCGTAGAGGCTGATGACAAAAAATGGCTGATGAAGAAGTGTAATCTCAAAGAGAACAGTAACATTACCACTCAGCAGATAGAACAAGCTGTGTATCAGTTGCGTGGCAGTCATTCTTACTCAAGCGCCAGCTACACACTTACCGACACTCCCGAAGGGTATCACCTTAATTTCTTGTTAGAAGAAAAATATGAGAAAAGAATCAATCTGGGCATCCGTTTCGACTCGGAAGAAATAGCATCCCTGCTGATTAATGCCACAGCAGATCTCAAAACTCATATTCCTTCCCGATTATCCCTGACCGGCCGATTAGGAAAGCGATATGCCGCCCGCATCGATTACACACTCGAACCGATGCAGCAACGCAATTTCAATTTCTCATATATGTTTCAATATAATGACATCAACATCTATGATGAAGGTGAACGTGCTTACAACACTACTTACAAGTATCATTTAGCTGAATTTGGTTTTTCGGATGTCTGGTACAAAAACCTCCGCTTCGGACTCGGACTTCGTTTCGAATATTATAAATACAAAGATTTTCTTTTCAAGAAACCGGAACTCACTGGGCTGGATGTAGAATCCGAACACTTCCTGAGTTATTTCGCTCAGGTACACTATAGTACATTCGACAAGGGATATTTCCCTTCCAAAGGAACCGAATTCAAAGCTGCCTATTCGCTTTATACCGATAATATGGCGCAGTATAATGATCATGCCCCATTCTCTGCGTTGAGCGGCTCGTGGTCCAGTGTCATACCTGTTACCCGACGTTTTTCCATTATCCCATCCATCTATGGCCGTGTTCTGATTGGAAAAGACATCGCCTATCCCTTGCAAAATGCCATTGGCGGCGAAGTATACGGACTCTACATTCCACAGCAACTGCCGTTTGCCGGTGTGACCAATATGGAACTGATGGACAATTCAATCATGATTGCATCCGTGAAGCTCAGACAACGGATGGGAAGCATTCATTATCTCACTCTGACAGGTAATTATGGCTTGACGGACAGTCACTTCTTCGAAATACTGAAAGGGAAACAACTGTTTGGTATCAGTGCCGGATATGGTATGGACAGTATGTTCGGTCCGTTGGAGATTACGTTCGGGTATTCCAATCAGACTGACAAAGGAAGTTGTTATGTGAATCTGGGATACTACTTCTAA
- a CDS encoding efflux RND transporter periplasmic adaptor subunit translates to MRLFFSKHELKLRRKRNIAAVVCVVIVLGVYWILTRPQKAAPEMPTVIVEPVIKDDVEIFGEYVGRIRAQQFVEVRARVEGYLENMLFAEGTYVNKNQVLFVINQDQYRAKADKARAQLKKDEAQALKAERDLKRIRPLYEQNAASQLDLDNAEAAYESAVATVAMSEADLAQAELELGYTIVRSPLAGHISERNVDLGTLVGPGGKSLLATVVKSDTVLVDFSMTALDYLKSKERNINLGQQDSTRSWQPNITITLADNTVYPYKGYVDFAEPQVDPQTGTFSVRAEMPNPKQVLLPGQFTKVKLLLDVREGAILVPMKAVTIEKGGAYIYTMRKDDTVEKRFIELGPEVGNNVVVERGLAVGETIVVEGFHKLTPGMKVRISQPEAEVKDTTMVAGDSTTGMKDNAKGE, encoded by the coding sequence ATGAGATTATTCTTTTCGAAACATGAGTTGAAACTGAGGAGAAAGAGAAACATTGCTGCTGTAGTATGTGTGGTAATTGTGTTGGGAGTATATTGGATACTGACTCGACCTCAGAAGGCTGCGCCGGAAATGCCGACAGTGATTGTTGAACCGGTTATAAAAGATGATGTAGAGATATTCGGAGAATATGTGGGGCGAATCCGTGCCCAGCAATTTGTCGAAGTACGTGCCAGGGTAGAAGGCTATCTGGAAAACATGCTTTTTGCCGAAGGCACTTATGTAAATAAGAATCAGGTCTTGTTTGTGATCAATCAGGACCAATATCGTGCGAAAGCCGACAAGGCACGGGCTCAGCTGAAAAAGGACGAAGCACAGGCATTGAAAGCTGAACGTGACTTGAAACGTATCCGTCCGTTGTACGAACAAAATGCTGCTAGCCAGCTGGATCTGGATAATGCGGAAGCAGCTTATGAAAGCGCTGTTGCGACAGTAGCGATGAGTGAGGCGGACTTGGCGCAGGCTGAACTCGAATTAGGCTATACCATTGTTCGTTCACCTCTTGCCGGACATATCAGTGAAAGAAATGTAGACTTGGGAACGCTGGTAGGTCCCGGAGGAAAGTCTCTGCTGGCTACAGTAGTAAAAAGCGATACCGTATTGGTCGATTTCAGTATGACGGCACTTGATTATCTGAAAAGTAAAGAACGTAATATTAACCTCGGACAACAGGATTCTACCCGTTCCTGGCAACCGAACATAACTATTACTTTGGCGGATAATACGGTTTACCCCTATAAAGGATATGTCGATTTTGCAGAACCGCAGGTCGATCCCCAGACAGGTACTTTCTCCGTACGTGCAGAGATGCCTAACCCGAAACAGGTATTGCTTCCGGGACAGTTTACCAAAGTAAAACTACTTTTGGACGTGCGTGAAGGAGCTATCCTTGTTCCGATGAAAGCTGTTACCATTGAAAAAGGCGGAGCTTATATTTATACAATGCGTAAAGATGATACAGTAGAGAAACGTTTTATTGAGTTAGGACCCGAAGTGGGGAATAACGTCGTAGTGGAAAGAGGACTTGCTGTAGGAGAGACAATTGTTGTAGAAGGTTTCCATAAGTTGACCCCGGGCATGAAAGTACGGATCAGTCAGCCGGAAGCGGAGGTGAAGGATACCACTATGGTGGCAGGTGATTCTACAACAGGAATGAAGGATAACGCAAAAGGAGAATAA
- a CDS encoding efflux RND transporter permease subunit: MKVSFFIDRPVFSAVISIVIVIVGIIGLTMLPVDQYPQITPPVVKISASYPGASALTVSQAVATPIEQEINGTPGMLYMESNSSNSGGFSATVTFDVSADPDLAAVEIQNRVKLAESRLPAEVIQNGISVEKQAPSQLMTLCLTSTDPKFDEIYLSNFATINVLDVIRRIPGVGRVSNIGSRYYAMQIWAEPDKLANFGLTVQDLQNALKDQNRESAAGVLGQQPVQGLDITIPITTQGRLSTVGQFEDIVVRANANGSIIRLKDVARVSLEASSYNTESGINGENAAVLGIYMLPGANAMEVAENVKKAMEEISENFPEGLSYEIPFDMTTYISESIHEVYKTLFEALVLVVLVVYLSLQSWRATLIPVVAVPISLIGTFGFMLIFGFSINILTLLGLILAIGIVVDDAIVVVEGVEHIMETEKLSPYEATKKAMNGLSSALIATSLVLAAVFVPVSFLSGITGQLYRQFTVTIVVSVLISTVVALTLSPVMCSLILKPDSGKKKNIVFRKINEWLGIGSNKYVAAVTRTIKHPRRVLSAFGMVLIAILLIHRIIPTSFLPVEDQGYFKIELELPEGATLERTRVVTERAIAYLEKNPYIEYVQNVTGSSPRVGSNQGRAELTVILKPWEERKSTSIEKIMDTVEKHLREYPECKVYLSTPPVIPGLGSSGGFEMQLEARGEATFDNLVDAADTLMYYASKRKELTGLSSSLQSEIPQLYFDVDRDKVKMLGVPLADVFSTMKAYTGSVYVNDFNMFNRIYKVYIQAEAPYREHKDNINLFFVKASNGAMVPLTSLGNASYTTGPGSIKRFNMFTTAVIRGAAAQGYSSGQAMEIMEQIARDHLPDNIGLEWSGLSYQEKQAGGQTGMVMALVFLFVFLFLAAQYESWTVPIAVLLSLPVAALGAYLGVWVCGLENDVYFQIGLVMLVGLAAKNAILIVEFAKVQVDRGEDLIQSAIYAAKLRFRPILMTSLAFVLGMLPMVLASGPGSASRQAIGTGVFFGMIFAIVFGIILVPFFFVMVYKTKSKILKHKK; the protein is encoded by the coding sequence ATGAAAGTTAGTTTTTTTATAGACAGGCCGGTATTTTCGGCTGTCATTTCCATCGTGATTGTGATTGTCGGAATCATCGGGCTGACCATGCTTCCGGTGGATCAATATCCGCAGATCACGCCTCCGGTGGTAAAGATCAGTGCGTCTTATCCGGGTGCGAGTGCACTTACCGTGTCGCAGGCGGTGGCTACTCCGATTGAACAGGAAATCAATGGTACGCCCGGTATGCTTTATATGGAATCAAACAGTTCTAACTCCGGTGGCTTCTCGGCAACAGTTACCTTTGATGTATCTGCTGACCCGGATTTGGCTGCTGTGGAAATTCAGAACCGTGTGAAGCTGGCTGAATCCCGTCTTCCGGCGGAAGTGATTCAGAATGGTATTTCCGTAGAGAAACAGGCACCCAGTCAGTTAATGACACTCTGTCTGACTTCTACCGATCCTAAGTTTGACGAAATTTACCTGAGCAACTTTGCTACGATCAATGTGCTCGATGTGATTCGCCGTATTCCGGGAGTAGGACGTGTATCCAATATTGGTAGCCGTTACTATGCTATGCAGATATGGGCAGAGCCTGATAAGCTGGCTAACTTCGGATTGACTGTGCAGGACTTGCAGAATGCCTTGAAAGACCAGAACCGTGAATCGGCAGCCGGTGTATTAGGTCAGCAGCCGGTACAGGGACTGGATATAACGATTCCTATCACTACTCAGGGACGTCTTTCTACAGTAGGGCAATTTGAGGATATTGTGGTACGTGCCAATGCCAATGGTTCCATCATCCGGCTGAAGGATGTGGCACGTGTATCTCTGGAGGCTTCTTCATACAATACCGAGAGTGGTATCAATGGTGAGAATGCAGCGGTACTGGGTATTTACATGTTGCCGGGTGCCAATGCGATGGAAGTAGCCGAGAATGTAAAGAAGGCGATGGAAGAAATCAGCGAGAATTTTCCGGAAGGATTGAGTTATGAGATTCCGTTTGATATGACAACGTATATCTCTGAGTCTATTCATGAGGTATATAAGACGTTGTTCGAAGCATTGGTGCTGGTTGTGTTGGTAGTGTATCTGTCTTTGCAGAGCTGGCGTGCTACATTGATTCCGGTGGTAGCGGTACCTATCTCCCTGATTGGTACTTTCGGATTCATGCTGATTTTTGGTTTCTCTATTAATATATTGACCTTACTCGGTTTGATTCTCGCCATCGGTATCGTGGTCGATGATGCGATTGTAGTGGTGGAAGGAGTAGAGCATATTATGGAAACGGAGAAGCTGAGTCCCTATGAGGCGACAAAGAAAGCGATGAACGGATTATCAAGCGCATTGATCGCTACTTCACTGGTATTGGCGGCTGTGTTTGTTCCGGTAAGTTTTCTGAGTGGAATTACCGGGCAGCTGTATCGTCAGTTTACGGTAACTATCGTGGTATCTGTACTGATTTCTACTGTGGTTGCTTTAACGCTGAGCCCTGTGATGTGTTCGCTCATTTTGAAACCGGATAGTGGCAAGAAGAAAAATATAGTATTCAGAAAGATCAATGAGTGGCTGGGTATCGGAAGCAATAAGTATGTAGCTGCCGTCACCCGTACTATCAAACATCCTCGTCGGGTTTTGAGTGCTTTTGGTATGGTATTGATTGCTATTCTGTTGATTCACCGGATTATTCCGACCAGTTTCTTGCCGGTAGAAGACCAGGGATACTTTAAGATTGAACTTGAACTGCCGGAAGGAGCTACCTTGGAGCGAACCCGTGTAGTAACGGAACGCGCGATTGCTTATCTGGAGAAGAATCCATATATAGAATATGTGCAGAACGTGACCGGAAGCAGTCCGCGTGTAGGCAGTAATCAGGGACGTGCCGAGTTGACCGTTATTCTGAAACCCTGGGAAGAGAGAAAGAGCACCAGTATTGAAAAAATTATGGATACGGTAGAAAAACATTTGAGAGAATACCCCGAATGTAAAGTCTACCTGTCTACTCCTCCGGTCATACCGGGACTGGGCAGCTCCGGTGGTTTTGAAATGCAGTTGGAAGCTCGTGGAGAGGCTACTTTCGATAATTTGGTAGATGCGGCAGATACGTTGATGTATTATGCTTCCAAACGTAAGGAGCTTACAGGTTTGTCTTCTTCCTTGCAGTCGGAGATTCCCCAACTTTACTTTGATGTGGACAGAGACAAGGTGAAAATGCTGGGAGTACCCTTGGCAGATGTGTTTTCTACGATGAAAGCGTATACAGGTTCGGTGTATGTGAATGACTTTAATATGTTCAACCGTATATATAAGGTATATATTCAGGCGGAAGCTCCTTATCGGGAACATAAAGACAATATCAACCTGTTCTTTGTGAAAGCTTCCAATGGAGCTATGGTACCGCTGACATCTTTGGGTAATGCTTCTTATACGACAGGGCCGGGAAGTATCAAGCGTTTCAATATGTTTACTACTGCCGTTATCCGGGGTGCTGCCGCGCAGGGATACAGTTCCGGTCAGGCAATGGAGATTATGGAGCAGATCGCCCGTGACCATCTTCCGGATAATATCGGACTGGAGTGGAGCGGACTTTCTTATCAGGAGAAACAGGCAGGCGGTCAGACGGGGATGGTCATGGCACTGGTGTTCTTGTTTGTCTTCCTCTTCCTTGCCGCACAATATGAAAGTTGGACAGTGCCGATTGCTGTATTGCTATCCTTGCCTGTAGCAGCTTTGGGAGCCTATCTGGGAGTCTGGGTGTGCGGACTGGAGAATGATGTTTATTTCCAGATCGGATTGGTAATGCTTGTCGGGCTTGCCGCCAAGAATGCCATTTTGATTGTAGAGTTTGCCAAAGTGCAGGTAGATAGAGGTGAAGATTTGATTCAGTCGGCAATCTACGCAGCGAAATTACGTTTCCGTCCTATTCTGATGACCTCCCTTGCATTTGTACTGGGAATGCTTCCGATGGTACTGGCGAGTGGTCCGGGTTCGGCGAGCCGACAGGCGATTGGTACGGGCGTATTCTTCGGAATGATATTCGCTATCGTATTTGGTATCATTCTCGTGCCGTTCTTCTTTGTGATGGTGTATAAAACAAAGTCGAAAATCTTAAAACATAAGAAATAA
- a CDS encoding efflux transporter outer membrane subunit: protein MKLNKLYIAILLFAGILTSCKVGKSYVRPDLHLPDSLAQHQDTVSFGDQDWEEIYTDSTLRSLIDRALDHNKDMLIAAARIKEMAAQKRISTAALLPDIKGKVTAERELENHGGDAFKKSDTFEAQFLVSWELDLWGNLRWARSASIAEYLQSVEAQRALQMTIVAEVAQAYYELVALDTELDIVKQTLKAREEGVRLARIRFEGGLTSETSYRQAQVELARTATLVPDLERKISLKENDIAFLAGEYPNRIARSRLLQEFNFPETLPIGMPSTLLERRPDIRQAEQKLIAANAKVGVAYTNMFPRLALTGGFGSESTSLSELLKSPYAVMEGALLTPIFGWGKNRAALKGKKAAYEAEIHSYEKTVLTAFKETRNAIVNFNKIKEVYALRANLERSAKSYMDLAQLQYINGVINYLDVLDAQRGYFDAQIGLSNAIRDELITVVQLYKALGGGWKQ from the coding sequence ATGAAACTGAATAAACTATATATTGCTATACTACTTTTTGCAGGAATACTGACTTCCTGCAAAGTAGGCAAGAGCTACGTCCGTCCTGATCTTCATTTACCCGATAGTCTGGCTCAGCATCAGGATACGGTCAGCTTTGGAGATCAGGATTGGGAGGAAATCTACACGGATTCCACACTCCGCAGTCTTATAGACCGTGCGTTGGATCATAATAAAGATATGTTGATAGCGGCTGCCCGCATCAAGGAAATGGCAGCTCAGAAACGGATATCCACTGCCGCGCTGCTTCCCGATATTAAAGGTAAAGTGACTGCCGAGCGTGAACTTGAAAATCATGGAGGAGATGCTTTTAAGAAATCGGATACTTTTGAAGCGCAGTTCCTTGTTTCATGGGAACTCGATCTTTGGGGAAATCTGCGATGGGCACGTTCTGCCAGCATCGCCGAATATCTGCAGTCAGTAGAAGCGCAACGTGCGCTTCAGATGACGATTGTGGCGGAAGTGGCACAGGCATATTATGAGCTGGTTGCCTTGGATACGGAACTGGATATCGTCAAGCAGACTTTAAAAGCTCGTGAAGAAGGGGTTCGTCTGGCACGTATCCGTTTTGAAGGAGGACTTACTTCGGAGACTTCTTATCGTCAGGCGCAGGTAGAGTTGGCACGTACAGCTACTCTGGTTCCTGATCTGGAACGCAAAATATCGCTGAAAGAGAATGATATTGCTTTTCTGGCCGGAGAATACCCGAATCGCATAGCCCGTTCCCGTTTGCTTCAGGAGTTTAATTTCCCGGAAACTCTTCCGATAGGGATGCCTTCCACTTTGCTGGAACGCCGTCCCGATATACGTCAGGCAGAGCAGAAGCTGATCGCTGCCAATGCAAAAGTAGGTGTGGCTTATACGAATATGTTTCCTCGTCTGGCACTGACGGGTGGTTTCGGTAGTGAAAGCACGTCTTTGTCAGAACTTCTAAAATCGCCTTATGCCGTTATGGAAGGTGCTTTATTGACTCCTATATTTGGCTGGGGAAAGAACCGTGCTGCGTTGAAAGGCAAAAAAGCGGCCTATGAAGCAGAAATACATAGTTATGAGAAAACAGTCCTGACGGCTTTCAAAGAGACACGTAATGCGATTGTCAACTTTAATAAGATAAAAGAGGTGTACGCACTTCGTGCCAATCTGGAACGTTCGGCTAAGAGTTATATGGATTTGGCGCAGTTGCAATATATCAATGGAGTGATCAATTATTTGGATGTTCTCGATGCCCAGCGTGGTTATTTTGACGCACAAATTGGTCTGAGTAACGCTATTCGTGATGAACTGATCACCGTAGTACAACTGTATAAAGCACTTGGCGGTGGCTGGAAGCAATAG
- a CDS encoding diphosphate--fructose-6-phosphate 1-phosphotransferase — protein sequence MTKSALQIARAAYQPKLPKALATGAVKAVAGAATQSVADQEAIKALFPNTYGMPLITFEAGEAVQLPAMNVGVILSGGQAPGGHNVISGLFDGIKKLNPESKLYGFILGPGGLVDHNYMELTADIIDEYRNTGGFDIIGSGRTKLETEAQFEKGFEIIKELGIKALVIIGGDDSNTNACVLAEYYAAKKYGVQVIGCPKTIDGDLKNDMIETSFGFDTACKTYAEVIGNIQRDCNSARKYWHFIKLMGRSASHIALECALQVQPNVCIVSEEVEEKDMSLDDVVTSIAKVVADRAAQGNNFGTVLIPEGLVEFIPAMKRLIAELNDFLAANAEEFSQIKKSHQRDYIIRKLSPENSAIYASLPEGVARQLTLDRDPHGNVQVSLIETEKLLSEMVATKLAAWKEDGKYVGKFAAQHHFFGYEGRCAAPSNFDADYCYSLGYTASMLIADGKTGYMSSVRNTTAPAAEWIAGGVPITMMMNMERRHGEMKPVIQKALVKLDGAPFKAFAAQRDRWAVETDYVYPGPIQYFGPTEVCDQATKTLQLEQAK from the coding sequence ATGACTAAAAGTGCATTGCAAATCGCAAGGGCTGCTTATCAGCCCAAACTTCCGAAAGCATTGGCAACAGGAGCCGTTAAAGCTGTAGCAGGTGCTGCTACTCAATCTGTAGCCGATCAGGAAGCTATCAAAGCATTATTCCCTAACACGTACGGAATGCCGTTGATTACATTCGAAGCGGGTGAAGCTGTTCAACTTCCTGCTATGAACGTAGGTGTAATCCTTTCCGGCGGACAAGCTCCGGGCGGACACAATGTAATCTCTGGTTTGTTCGACGGTATCAAAAAGCTGAATCCTGAAAGTAAGCTGTACGGCTTTATCTTGGGTCCTGGCGGTCTGGTAGACCACAACTATATGGAACTGACTGCTGACATCATTGACGAATACCGTAACACAGGTGGTTTCGATATCATCGGTTCGGGACGTACGAAGCTGGAAACTGAAGCTCAGTTTGAAAAGGGATTTGAGATCATCAAAGAATTGGGCATCAAAGCACTGGTTATCATCGGTGGTGATGACTCTAATACAAACGCTTGTGTATTGGCTGAATACTATGCTGCCAAGAAGTACGGTGTACAGGTGATCGGTTGCCCGAAGACGATTGACGGTGACTTGAAGAACGATATGATTGAAACTTCTTTCGGTTTCGATACAGCTTGTAAGACTTATGCAGAAGTAATCGGTAACATCCAGCGTGACTGTAACTCAGCCCGTAAATACTGGCACTTTATCAAATTGATGGGTCGTTCGGCTTCTCACATCGCACTGGAATGTGCTTTGCAGGTACAGCCTAACGTATGTATCGTTTCTGAAGAAGTGGAAGAAAAAGATATGTCTCTGGATGATGTAGTAACATCTATCGCTAAAGTGGTAGCTGACCGTGCTGCACAGGGAAATAACTTCGGTACAGTATTGATCCCGGAAGGATTGGTGGAATTTATTCCGGCTATGAAGCGTCTGATCGCTGAATTGAACGACTTCCTGGCTGCAAATGCAGAAGAGTTCTCTCAGATCAAGAAGTCTCATCAACGTGATTACATCATCCGTAAGCTGTCTCCGGAAAACTCTGCTATCTATGCAAGTCTGCCGGAAGGTGTAGCTCGCCAGCTGACACTGGATCGTGACCCGCACGGAAACGTTCAGGTATCACTGATCGAAACAGAAAAACTGTTGTCTGAAATGGTAGCTACCAAATTGGCTGCTTGGAAAGAAGATGGCAAATATGTGGGTAAGTTTGCTGCACAGCACCACTTCTTCGGTTACGAAGGTCGTTGCGCTGCTCCGTCAAACTTTGATGCTGACTACTGCTATTCTTTGGGATACACAGCTTCTATGCTGATTGCTGACGGTAAGACCGGTTATATGTCTTCTGTACGCAACACAACTGCTCCTGCTGCCGAATGGATTGCAGGTGGTGTGCCTATCACCATGATGATGAATATGGAACGCCGCCACGGTGAAATGAAACCGGTGATCCAGAAAGCATTAGTGAAATTGGATGGTGCTCCTTTCAAAGCATTCGCTGCACAGCGTGACCGTTGGGCTGTTGAAACGGATTATGTATATCCAGGTCCGATTCAGTACTTTGGTCCTACAGAAGTTTGCGACCAGGCAACTAAGACTTTGCAATTGGAACAAGCTAAATAA
- a CDS encoding glycoside hydrolase family 25 protein, giving the protein MSSRNNPISAVQKKRTASTTPKKRTVSSSRPSRAPKKAPVKQHYSMPGWLRNILAVAIVGCFSMVFYYFFIRPYAYRWKPCNGLKEYGVCIPSGYDIHGIDISHYQGKIDWGRLLQNKQTATPLHFIFMKATEGGDHNDTTFQTNFANARNHGFIRGAYHFYIPGTDALKQADFFIRTVKLDSGDLPPVLDVEVTGRKEKKELQQGIKRWLDRIESHYGVKPILYTSYKFKTRYLDDSIFNAYPYWIAHYYVDSVKYQGKWDFWQHTDVGNVPGIKEDVDLNVFNGTLEELKKLTIK; this is encoded by the coding sequence ATGTCGTCACGTAATAATCCGATTTCTGCTGTCCAAAAGAAAAGAACTGCTTCCACTACCCCAAAAAAGAGGACGGTTTCTTCTTCCAGGCCTTCCCGTGCTCCGAAAAAGGCACCGGTGAAGCAGCATTATTCGATGCCCGGTTGGCTTCGAAATATATTGGCTGTGGCAATTGTCGGTTGTTTCTCTATGGTTTTCTATTATTTCTTTATACGTCCTTATGCTTATCGGTGGAAACCTTGTAATGGTTTAAAGGAATATGGAGTTTGTATTCCTTCCGGATATGATATTCATGGGATTGATATTTCCCATTATCAAGGAAAAATAGACTGGGGGAGACTTTTACAGAATAAACAGACGGCAACTCCTTTGCACTTCATTTTTATGAAAGCGACGGAAGGGGGAGATCATAACGATACTACCTTTCAAACTAATTTTGCTAATGCGCGTAATCATGGCTTTATTCGTGGCGCTTATCATTTCTATATTCCCGGTACGGATGCTTTGAAACAGGCGGACTTTTTTATACGTACGGTCAAACTGGATTCCGGCGACCTGCCTCCGGTTCTCGATGTGGAAGTGACCGGACGAAAAGAGAAAAAAGAATTGCAGCAAGGCATTAAGCGCTGGTTGGACCGTATAGAATCCCATTATGGGGTGAAGCCCATTCTTTATACCTCTTATAAGTTCAAGACCCGTTATCTGGACGATTCTATTTTCAATGCTTATCCTTATTGGATCGCTCACTATTATGTCGATTCGGTGAAATATCAGGGTAAGTGGGATTTCTGGCAACATACTGATGTCGGAAATGTACCCGGTATTAAAGAAGATGTAGACCTCAATGTATTCAACGGTACATTAGAAGAACTCAAAAAGCTGACGATCAAGTAG